GTGGCCGACAGTGCCGCACTGCAGTCATTGCCTGCGGTGCTGCCACCGCTGCCGCCTCGCACTACCGCACGGCGCTACCGCGTGTCGCTACCGCCACGCGATAGTGCGTTGCGGCATCATCGGAAGAGCCCAGGATCGGAAACACACCCAGGAGGCGTCTTCCCCATGGCCTTGACCCAGGATGTGCTCAGCCGAGTCATCACCTTTGCTAACGGCAAGGGCGGCGTCGGCAAGACCACAACGTCCACGAACTTCGCCGGCCTGTGCTCTGCCGCCGGCTGGCGCACCTTGTTCATCGAGTTTGATCCGCAGGGCGACGCCGGCGACGACCTCGGCTACAAGCGCAGCGAGGAGAACGACCAGGGCGCGCACATGCTGGAGGTCCTCGACGCTCACAAGCCACTCCAGCCAGTGATCCGCGACGTGCGGCCGAACCTTGACGTCATCCCGATGGGTCGGGAAGCGCTCAAGCACATCGTGGAGATCGTCGAAGGCAAGGAGCGTCGGGGGACCGAGTTCCGGCTGATGCTGGCCGAAGCGCTCGCGCCCATCGCCAAGGACTACGACCTGATCGTCATCGACACTCCGCCGGCCACCGGGACCTCGCCGGCGATCCTGCAGCTCGTGCTCGGCGCCTCGCGGTGGGTGATCATTCCGACGAAGAGCGACAGGTCGAGCATCGGAAACGTTCGCGAACTGGCCGCCGAGATGGAGGCGGTGCGCCACGCCAACCCCCACATCGAGGTGCTCGGCGTCGTTCCGTTTGACTTCGATCGGCAGGCGACCCGCATCCTGCGCAACGCCGTGGAGGACATCGAGGCCGTGCTGGACGGTGCCGCGTCGCTGTTCACGGATGAGGCCGGCGAGGTCATCACCATTCGTCACTCCAGCGCAGCGATCGACGCGCGCACCGCGGGCAAGTTGGTGCATGAGCTCGCAGAGATCGCAACGGAGGAAGAGGCCGGCGAGCCCTGGTGGAAGGCTCTTCAGGAGGGGCGCAGGCCGGAGCGCATCCCGGGGAGTGTGGGAGCGCTCGCCGATGACCACCTGCTGTTGACCAACGCGATCATCACCCGGATCGGCCGATTCGAGGAGTCGATGGATCAGGAGGTCAGCGCGTGAACCGCCGTGAGCCGATGGCACCGATCCAGGGACTGAAGAAGCCGACGCTGCCTCCGCCCACGCCGCGACCCCGGACTCTCGCCTCGGTGCCGTCTCCGACGCCGGACCCCGCGGAGCCGCTGGCCGAGGAGAGCGCCACCGCCGAGGAGGGCACGGCTGCGGGCACGCCGGCCCAGCGTTCCGAGCCGCCGGAGAACATCGAGGGGCAGAAGGCACCAAGGCCCAGGAGATCCCGCGCGGAGAAGACCTCGACAGCGGCGCGAACCTCCGGCGCCAGCGCGAGCGCGGACACCATGAAGCCGGTGTCGGTCTCGGTGCCGTTCACGCTGGCCGAGGCCTGGCGCGACCGCGCCAAGAAGGATCGGGCATCGCAGGTCGACGTGCTGCTCGACGCGATCGTGGCTCATCAAGGCGAGTTGGATGAGCTCGTCGCAGCATCGACGGAGAAGCCGACGATGAGTGATGGGTTGTTCGACCGCGGCCCGGGCACAAAGGGGGAGCGGTACGTCGGTGTCTCGCTGCGGATCAAGGCTCGAAACCTTGACGTGATCGACCGGCTCGCCGAGAAGCACGGTCCGGTGAAGCGGTCGCCGTTCGTGGCGGCGGTCCTCACGGCGTACCTGGCCTGAACCAAGAGTCCGACGAGGGGAGTGTTGGTGGCGACTCGAGTCGAGCCGGCTGTTCGCGGAGTCCACGTGCGGCGACCGTTGGGCAGGCCGTGTCCGGCATGCGGGTCAACCAGCACCTGGGTTGAGATACGACGCGAGGGCGATCGCAGCGGTTCGGGACAGGTACGGGAGTGGCCGTACGCCGTGTGCCAGGCATGTGGGCATGCCGAGCGGGGCCGCCGGACCGACCCCTTGAAGCCGCCGGCGCCAACAAGCGCAGGGCGGCCGGCACGATCGCCGGAGGCATCGCCGCCCGAAGAGGCCACAGCCGCGCCCGCTGACCTCAGCGGCCACAGGCCCAGGCCGCCCCGCCCGAAGGCATCTGACGAACGGGTCGAGGAGTTGCTCGCGGCCGCGGGCTACAACCGGGCGATCACGCCGGCGGTCCTCGAGAACCATCGTCGGTTCGCGACGCATGCCGGAAAGCCCGGCCTTCCCCGGTGGAAGGCAGCGGTCGCACTGCTCAACGGCGCGATGGGGGCCGATGAGGTCCCGCACGTGCGGGAGATCTATGCCGAGGAGAAGCAGCGCAGGGAAAAGCAGAAGGCCCGCGCTGCGCAGCGTCGCAGGCAGGCCGGAGAGCTGGCCGACGAACACGCCGAGGCAGCCCGGGAGCACGTCGCGAGAGTCTGGGCTGAAACGGGGGAGGGGCCGACCTGGCGTCAGCTGGCCGACGCGCTCGGCGTCCACGGACCGCTGGCGTCGGCGACGATCGAGACCCTGCACCGCCGCGGCGCGCTCACCTCGACCAAGGAGCCTCGCTCACTGCGGGCTACACCGGACTGGACGCCGCCACCGGCGTAGGTCCCCAACACCAGCCGCATAGATCCGTATAGTTCGGGCCAAGTTATACGGACCTATACCTGAGGTGGGGACGATGGAGCCGAGCCCATACGCGCCCGGGTCGCTGCCGGAATACCTGGCTGGCCGCGGCCGCGAGCGGGACCTGATCCGCAACAAGGTCTCCCGGCTGAGCATGCTTGGCCGATCCGGAGGGCCACTGCTGGCGTTTCACGCCCCGCGGGGTCTGGGGAAGACGTCGTTGCTGCGGATGGCCCAGCGGGACGCGATCGCTGAGGGGTTCCTCACTGCTTGGGTCACCGGCCGTGATGATCGACCGATGTCACCTGACCTGGCGCAGGCGCTCAGCGTCGCGGTCAAGGAACGATCCTTCGGAGAGCGGTCGAAGGCTCTGTTGCACCGACTTGACCAGATCCAGGTCGAGTTCGGGATCCCGGGTATGAAGGTCGGCGCAACCCTGTCTGCCGACGACGACAAGGTGCCACCCGGCGCAGCGATACTCGAGGAGCTCCTGGAGGACGCGGGCAGGTTCGCTCGCAACCATGAGGCCAAGGGGCTCGTCGTCTTCGTCGACGAGTTCCAGGAAGCCCAGCTGGGGGACCGGAAGAGCCTGCTGATCGGGCTCCAGCACTTCGACGGAGCTCCCGATGCGACACCTGTCGCGATCATCGCCGCGGGGCTGCCCTCGCTGCCACCCGCGGTGACCGAGGCCGCAACGTTCGGTGAGCGGTCCCGGTTCGTCGAGCTGGGATTGTTGAGCGACGTTGCCGTGGCCGAGGCGATCCGGGTGCCAGCCGAACACCACCAGGTCGCCTGGTCCGACGAAGCGATCATGGCGGCGATCGAGTTGGCGGCCGGCTATCCGCACAAGGTCCAGTTGATCGGTGATGCGACGTGGGAGGTGGCACGGCCCACGGCGGGGAGCACGATCACGATCGGCCATGTCCGGCGCGCTGAGGAGGAGATCGAGGACCGCATGAGGGGTCTGTTCCGCACACGTCTGGACCGTGCCACGCCGGAGCAGCGACGGTTCCTGGCCGCCATGGCCGCGCTGGGGGACCGTCCGGTGGAGAGGGCGAGGATCGCTGCGGAGCTCGGTGTGCCAACCACGGCGGTGAGTCGTCCACGTCAGCAGCTCATCGACCGCGGCTACATCGAGGCCGCCGGCCACGGGCGGCTTCGCTTCACGATCCCCGGTTTCGCGGCGTATGTCCGCGACAACGGGTGACTCGCCGACACTTCGGATGTCTGCCCGGCGCGTGTTGACAGTTCGGCCGGTCCCCACTGGCCACGAGGCCCGGTGACAGAAGTGGCGTGACTGTAACGCCCGAGCCGCACCGCTGACAGACGCGCATCCTGTTTGGCTAGCCGGCCGCCTGCCGTGGGTCCTGCTCGAGGAGGTTGCCTTGCCGTTCCAGGAAGGCGGCGTCGCGCGCGGCAGCACCGTCCGGAAGCAGCGCCGCCTGCTCGACGTCGGGTCTGGTGGGTCGCTGGTCGACGCCGGGGGTGCCGAATCGTTGGGCGGTTAGGCCATAGCGCAGGCGGTGGCGATCCCACGCGGCGACCGAGGCTCCGCGTTCGGCGGGGGATAGGTCCTTGAACCGCTGCTTGCGTTCGAGGCTGCGAGTGACGAGGTCGTCCGCTGGGACGGTGCGCAGCCAGGTCTGGTAGGTCTCGAGCTCGTCGATGCCGGCCCGGATGCGTCGTTCGGCGAGACGGGCCTTGAGCGCGGCTTGGTCGGTGATGGACATCTGGTCGAACTCGAGCCGCTTCGTCTCGGCGCGATCGGCGCGTGCGGCGGGAGAGAGGTTGTCCCACCACGCCTTCTCCCGAGCCTTGGCGGCCTTGATCGCCCTTGCCCGGCCCGCACTCCAGCTCGAAGTGGTGCCGGCGCGGTAGGCAGCTCGTTCAGCCTCGATCGTCTCCAGCTGACGGGCGTACGCTGCGGACGCGTCCTGCTCGACCTGGACTGAACGGGGCCTGGTGGCCGCTTTCCACCGCCCGTGTTCGTCGACGCGCACCATCCCTGCCTTGCTCAGCGCGACCAGTGCAGCCTTGGCGGTGGATCTCTGTGACTTCGAGGGCTCATCGGTGGCTGCCTCCACCAGTCCGGCCTTCACAACCAGGTCACCCAGGTCCATCGCGGTGGTGGCGGTCAGGAGCGTGCGCCAGAGGCTGTGGCTTGCCCTTGGTAGGAGGAGCCAGAGCCCGCGGGCGGCCGGGGGTGGGTCAAGAACAGGTGGGGGGATTTGCCGTCCCTCCCTGCTCGGAGCGGCGTTGATTTCGAACTCGTAGCTTGTGGAGTCCCGCTCGACGAGGGACAGGCAGTCGGTGTGGAGGGTTCCGATCCGGCCATTGAGGCGGGCCAGGGCCGCGCGGATGGTCTTGCGGTCGCCCAGGCCGCAGTCGAGCTGCAGATCCCGCTCAGGGCAGGGGACGCGGAGGGTCCCTGCGCGCAGCGCCCGGTCCAGCAGCTGATGGCCCACCAGCAGCAACGTTGCCCGCCGTCTAGCGGGCACGGTCCACATGAGGCGTTCGAGGTCCTGGCGGGCGGCCGCGACCGCGTCGACGACATTGGCCGGGGGAATCTCGACCGGTCGAGGCTTGGTGTCCGTGGTGGTGGTGAACATTTCGGCAGTCCGGACGGACTCGTTCCACACGTAGGCGATCCACCACGAGTAGCCCTGGTGCTTAGCCTTGGTCATCGCAGTCGGGTGCGACTCACGGATGATCCGCCACGCGGTCTCGGGGTTGCCGATCGCCCACACCAGTTCGCGGGTGCATGCCGCCTCGACCAGGGACCGGTCGACCGCGACCGCATGCCGGGTCTTGGTCGAGCCGGCCGCCCACGACCCGGGCGGGACCTCGCCGGTCAGCAGGTACTGCCGCCACTCGGCGCGCAGTTGGCGCTTCCACCGCTGCAGCGCCAGCGGGATCACCAATCCCGAACCGGTGTCCGGGGCGGCCTTCTGATCGTACTTTGGCTTGATCTTGACGCGGGGACGCAGCGGGGAGGGTGCCGGCCGACCCGGAAGGACCCGCTTCAGTCCACGCAATGCCTCGCGAAGATCTCCCTTGGGGCTGGTGACCGCGCCGTGGCGGTGTGGGGAGGAGAGGGGGCGTACGGCGTCGCGAAGGTCGAGCTCGTGGCGGGGAACCTTCACGTCGACGGCCAGGGCGATCAGGAAGTCGCTGACCTCGGCCGCCAACCCGGCCCGCGCAGCCACCGGGGCGTAGCGGAAGTCGGGGTGCGCGAAGAAGAGGTGCCACCGGCCCTTCGCGCCGCCCGAGGGACGTTCCAGCACCCAGCAGTCCCGCCGGCGCAGCCAGTCGGTGATCTCGGCGGCGAGGAAGTCACCAAGCGGGCCGGGCACGTCGACGTCGACGACGCCGGCGCCGTCGCGGAGGTGACCGACCAAGGCGGCGACGCGGCCGCGGCCGACCAGCTCGAGCCCGTCAACCAGTGAGGGGACCACGGCGCGGGGGACAGCCTGGTTGCCGGCGTCGATCGCGAGCCACTGGGACGCGTCGGGGTTGAACAGGTGCTCATCCAGCGCCAGCAGGGCCGGGGAGACACGCCGACCTGCATCAAGGTGTGCGGCATCGCCATGCGACGCCGGTACAGTTACCGGCAACAAATCTGCATACCTCCTCTCAGAGGCATCTCCCGGGAGAATCCAGCGCCAACTGGTTCCCGGTCTCACCAAGACGGTCAGGTCCCGCGCCAACGGGGCCTTTCGTCATTTCTGGGCCTACGGGCCGTCTCGGACGCTGCCGGCCTCGACCACCGCCTTCCGTACTCGCAGGGGCAGGAAGCTCATCGACCGGGCGCTACGCACCTGGACCGCGGCCTGGAGTCGAAGGTCGTCACCTCGAGGCGCAGAGGAGTGCTGAGCCGTGCGCGCGGCGACACGCCAGCGCGGGAATGAGTTCCGCGGCACGTGGGCCTGCTCTACAGTGGGCAGCACAACACCTCCTCGTGAGGATCAGACTTTGCGAATCCGGGCGGCAACCCGGTGAAGCTTCCGACTAGGCCCCGCGGCAACGGGGCCGTTGTCGTTTTCAGGGCACTGCCCTGACCCGATCAACCGGTCATCCGCAGCTGCTCTCCGGCCTCAGCCGCCTGCTGCCAGGCGCGGATGGCCTTCTTCTTGACGCGGGGCTGGAAGGGGACTCCGAAGCGGTCGCACAGGATCTTGGCGACGAAGTCGCCAAGGCTGTTGCCGCGACGCTCGGCCTCGGAGATAAGGATGTCGGCGGCCGCGCGGGGAATCATCGCGCGGTACTTCACGCGCCCATCAGCAACCGGCAGGGGATCAGGATGGTCATTGACCTCGCCGATCGGCACCTCGGCCGTGACGTTGAAGTGGTCCGAGACGGCCCAGCCGATGTAGTCGCCGATGTAGCAGCCGAGCTTGGTGGCTTCTGCCTTCACGAACTCCGCTGCTTCGGGCGGCATGCTCGTGAAGATCGTGTGCCGATCGCCCTTCGCTTTGCGTCCCATGCGAGATATCCAACCGTGGTCTGAGCGGTTCACCCCGCAACCTCGCGCGGACGGCGTGTTGCAAATTTCGCGAAATTTGAGGGCGCCGGCAGAGCTAGAGCGAAGGTGAATCGCCGGGCTTGGCCTGGGCATCCAGTCACAACCACTACAGCAACAGCAGTCCCACCAGATCGGACAGCACTTCCCGAGAAGATCCAGCCTCATCCGCAAGCGGCTCCTCTAGCGGCCCTTGGCGCGTGGGGGAGTGGGGCGACCGGTGACGTAGTCGATCCAGATCTTGCCGACCTCTTCAGCGCGCTCGATATTCGTGCTCCAGAGAACCGCCCTCCCACGCCCGCCAGGTCGGCGCTCGTCGGGAGGCACGTCGGCGACGACGAGTTCAAGGTCCTCGAGGATCGCGAGGTGTTTGCGAACCTGGCTGACGACGGTGCCGGTAGCTTCGGCTAGCTCGCGCACGCCGAGTGGGCGTTCAGCCAGTTGCCGGAGGATCTCGGTGCGGACGCTGTGCCCGATCGCGTCAATGATGACCTTCACCTCCGTCGGCATGTCGGGCGGTGCGGGCAGCGACGGCATGGAGCGCATTGTGCCCGACACTCGCATTCTGAAAGGGTCGTGTTACACGTCTGTTTGTGTGATGATGACCGTACCTCACAGTTCGGCTCGGTTGTGGGACCCACGGGAACCAGCGGAACGTCGGACTTGACGAGAGGACGGAGAATGGTGGCCTCCGGCTCGGGCCGGAGGCGGAAAGGGCGCTTGTCTTGGGAATGCGTCAGCTGTTGATGGCACCGGGGGTGGCAGCACCCGCGGTGCCTACTGATGTGTTGAGCATGGGCGGCGTGGCGTCGAGGTGCGGCGGTTGCCGACCGCAGTGCCCGTCACGTGGCTCAGGCTGCCAATCGCCACTGAGGGTGCGCTCTGCGGCCTCATCGACGCCGGCCCGCGCGGCATGGGTCGCAGATTGTTTCCGGGCCGGTGTCCGATCTCGCGTCTCGACGGTTGCCTTCTGTGGTGAGAGGGCAAACCAGCAGAGAAGAGACACCGTGGACCTGGCTATCGAGCGGACCGCCGTAATGGGCCGCTCACCCGACCGTCTTGTCAGCAGGGCGGCCTACCCTCGGGCTGGCAGACAGTCGCATACTCGGGAGGTTTGGTGCTGATGCGCCGTTTTCATCGCAACACCGTCGCGGCCCTGGCGGCCGCCGTGCTCATGCTCGGCGCAGCAGCATGCGGGGGAGAGGACGACCCGAAGGGCGGCGACGGGAACAGCCCGTCACCGACCACCAGCACCTCGCCCACGGAGGACGCCTCGCAGGCGTCGGACGCGTGGAAGAGCAAGTACACCAAGGCCCAGCTGACGTCCTACGAGGACGCCTTGGCCCGATGGAACGAGTACGAGCAGCGCTCCGCGCCGCTCTGGGCGCGGGGTAAGGCCACCGAGGCCGCGGCCAAGCTGTTCAAGAGCTACTTCCCCTCACCGTTCTGGCAGAGCCAGTACCGCCGCCTCGCCTCCTACGAGCAGGTTGACGTGAAGATCGAAGGGACGCCAGGCATCTACTGGTCCAAGGCCAAGAGCATCAGCGACAACGGCCTCAGCGTCGAAATCCAACAGTGCGTGGATAACACCCAGATCAAGGTCACCCAGCGGGGTAAGCCAGCCAAGCCGGTCCGCGCTCAACAGAAGCCAAACCTAAGGATCATCAGCCTCTCGAAGCCGGAGGGGCACGACTGGCTCATCTACGGCATCAAGGACGCATCGAGCGGGAAGCCGAAGCCATGCGAGCCCTGAGAGCAGTCGTCCTGATGTGCGGACTCGTGTTGAGCAGTCTGCTCGTACCGAGTGGCGCCGCACATGCTGGCGGCGGCGCGCCCAGCTGTCCCGCCGGTGAAACGCCGCAGCAGATTCCCGGTGGCTGGATCTGTGTCGTCGTGGTGAATCCGGGCACGCCCGGCGGCTCAGATAACGGGGGCAATACCGGCGGGTCCGGGTCGACCGGCGGCACTCCGGCGGTGTGCAACGACATCTACACCGGCGAGGAGGTGCCATGCACGGACCCGAACGCTGGCGCGTGGTTCCCGGGCGCGATGAACGGGGCAGGCTGCAACGCCTTCATGCTTTCTCCTCAGCCGCCGGCCGGAGACCCGATGTGGGAGGGCCATGATCCTTCCGAGGGCTCGGTGTGGGGATGCGACACCGACTTCGCCAACAACGGCAACACGTTCTTTGTCCCGAATGGGGAGGGCCCGACGGTCGTCGACCCGGCGGTGTTGGCTCAGCGGGCTCTGGGGCGAATGAAGTTGGTGTCGGCCGACGCCCAGATCGCTCCGGGGCCGGACTTCCACACCTACATCAACATCGATAACTGGCTGTGGCTGCCGGCCGGACAGTGGGAAACGCTGAGCCTGTCGGTGGCTGCTGGGCCGACGCGAGTGACGGTCACCGCGGCTCCGACGCGGGTGGACTGGAACATGGGCAACGGCGAGACGAAGCAGTGCACCGACGCGGGTCGGGAGTGGAAGAAGGGCATGGGTGACGCCGCGACGACCACGTGCAGTTACGCCTACACGTCGCTGAAGGACCCGGCCGGAGACAAGCACACCGTGTCCGCGCAACTCGTCTACTCCGTCACCTGGACCTGCTCCGGCACTTGCCTGACGCCCTCGGGTGACCTCGGCGAAGTCACGGCCCCCGCGGGCGACACGACAACTATTGAGGTGCGGCAGCGCCAGACGGTGGTGACCCATTGAGCACGACGACCAGTCCCCAGCGCACGAACAACGGCCAGTACGGCCTCGACCTCCGCTCCACGCTCGGCCAGGTAGGCCAGAAGGCACCGCGGCGTCTGGGCTCCTGGGCGGCCGCGATCCTCTTCGTCGTCCTAGTGGTGATCGGCCTGCTGGCACTGTTCCAGGCCCAAGGTGACAGGGTCGAAGTCCTCGAGGTCACCAAGCCAGTTCCGGCGGGCCAGGTGATCAAGGCCGGCGACGTCCACGCTATCCAAGTTGCCGGCGTGCCCGGAGCCATCAAGGCCTCCGACGTCGACACCGTGGTCGGGCAGCGGGCCGCCTCCGGTCTGGTTGAGGGTCAGATCCTCACTCCTGAGGCGGTGACCGGCGACCCGCTCCCGGGCGACGGCGAGCGGCTAGTCGCCCTCCAGCTTCCGCCGGGTCGGGTGCCGGGCGGTCTCGCTGCCGGGGATGTAGTGAACGTTCTCGCCGTGCCGCAGGAGGGCGCCGCGGCCTCCACGAACCAGCTGCAGGAGCCGCAGGTGCTGGCCGAGGGTGCGCGGGTGCAGTCTGTGGGCAGCACCGCCGAGGGCAACAAGGTCGTGACCGTGCTCGTCAAGGACGCAGTGTCCGATCCGGTCGCCGCGTACTCCGCCGCCGGCCAGGTGACGATCGTCCAGGCGCCGCTTGCGTCGGCCGAGGAGTGATCCCGGATGCTGTTCGCTGTTTGCGCTGACCGAGGCGCTCCGGGATCTTCCACGGTGGCCCGCGTCCTGGCGTCCGCGCGTGGCCTGCCTGCCGTGGTGGTCGGCGCCGACGCCTACGGCGACGACATGGCGTTGAGGGTGCTCCCTGATGGAAAGCACCCGATGCCGGAGACGCCGACCGTGCTCGGGATCGGGGCGGGGAAGTCAGCCGAGCGGCCACGACCCACCGGGCCAATAGTTCTCGCCGAGCAGGGCTCGAGGCCGAGGTACGAGGACCTGTGGCGCGAAGGTTCGCACGAGCTTTCGCCGCTCGTTCGGGTAGTGCCGGGATTCCAGACTGCCGAACAGGGTGCCTCTGCGTCGTGGCAGGTGCTGGCCGCTGCGCTCGAGGCGCAGAACGGTGCGGTGTTCGCCGATCTGGGTCGAATTCACACCGGCTCCCCGTCCATGCCGATCGCGGCTGCGGCCGACGCAATCATTCCCGTCTGCCGGGGCGACCAGATCTCGGTGCAGACGATGGTTGCCCGCCTGGAGCTGCTGGTGTCCGCGATCGCCGAGCGCAACCGTCGCCCACCCATCGTGGTGCCGGTCGTGATCGCGGACCGCAGGCACGGCGACGCGATCGCCCAAGCGGTCGCGAAGATCCTCAGCGACTCAGCCGTCGCAGCGGCGGTACGCGGCGTCGCGTGGCTGGCCTGGGACCCGGCCGGCGTGGCCGACCTGGACAACGGTCGCGACCCGTGGGAGAAGCCGCTACGAAAGTCCCCGCTGATGCGGTCGGCCCGCAAGGCGATGTGGCACCTGGGCCTTGCAACCGGGCTGGATCACGAAGAGCCGAACGTCAAGCCCGCCGGGGGCAAGTGCAAGCGGGCGCGAACAACTGCCTCGCCGGGTGAGCAGCTGCGTACCAACCACGCCGCCGAGCTCCCGCAGGCGGCAGCGCCGGCTCCGCCGCTCCAGCCAGGGTGGTCTCGTCAGGTTGCAAGCGGTGAGTCGAGCCCATCGCATGTGTCGCCGATCGAGGAGAGCCACCGATGACGGACCGGAATCGAGGGGCTGACCACACCTTGTTGCGGCGCCTGCAGGTGCAGGTCGGCGACCGGTTGGAGAAGGCCGTCACAGACCGCGCCCGAGCTGGCCAACCCGCCATGTCGGGCGAGGACGAGGAAGCGTTCAAGGCCGAGCTCGCCCACCAGGTGGTGGCCGAGTACGCCCGCGACCTGGCCGAGAAGGGTCAGGGCAGCATGCGATGGGAAGATACCCAAGACCTGATCAACGCTCTGAAGAGCTTGCTGTACGGGGCCGGTTCCCTCGACTCCCTGCTCCGCGACCAGCGGATCGAAGAGATCGTCATGAACGGCTGGAACACGGTCTTCTGCTACTACACCGATGGCACCAAGGCGAAGGTCGCACCGGTGTATGCCTCGAACGAGGAGATGATCGAGGCCATCCAGACCCTCGCCGCTCACGAGGGCCTGTCCGGGCGGGCGTTCGACAGCGCCAATACGCACGTGAACTTCCGTGTCACCTACGCCATCGACACCCCCGACGGCCCGCAGCCGGGCACGGCGCGCTTTCAGGCCGTCATGAGTGTGAGCACCGTCCCCACGGTCACGATCCGGCTGCATCCACAGCAGCGGCTCTTCCGGCTCAAGGACCTGGTCGCCAACGGCACCATGGATCAGCAGCTCGCGGATTTCCTGGCCGCGGCGGTGCGAGCGAAGAAGAACCTCATCATTGGCGGCGAGACCGCAGCCGGGAAGACTGTCCTGCTGCGTGCGTGCGCCGCCGAGATCGGCCCGGACGAACGGCTGATCACCATCGAACGTGCCCTCGAGCTCGGCCTGGAGGACGACGAGGACGCGCACCCCGACATCGTGGTGATGGAAGAGCGGCTGCCCAACGCGGAGGGCGAGGGTGCAGTCCCGATGCGGGATCTGCTGATGATCTCCAAGCGCATGCGTCCTGACCGGGTGATCGTCGGCGAGGTCCTCGGTCCCGAGATCCTCGTGATGTTGAACGCGATGATGCAGGGCAACGACGGCAGCCTGAGCACGATCCACTCGAACTCCTCGGAGGGGATCGTCGAGAACATCGTCTCCTACGCCATTCAGGCCCCGGAGCGGCTACCGCGCGAGGGTGCGATCAGCATGATCGCCAACGGCCTGGACTTCATGATCTTCATGAAGCGCTACCGCGGCGACGGAGAACAGCGCCGCGTCGTTCACTCTGTACGGGAGGTCGTCGGC
This sequence is a window from Paenarthrobacter aurescens TC1. Protein-coding genes within it:
- a CDS encoding putative ATPase, ParA-family (identified by match to protein family HMM PF01656), which encodes MADSAALQSLPAVLPPLPPRTTARRYRVSLPPRDSALRHHRKSPGSETHPGGVFPMALTQDVLSRVITFANGKGGVGKTTTSTNFAGLCSAAGWRTLFIEFDPQGDAGDDLGYKRSEENDQGAHMLEVLDAHKPLQPVIRDVRPNLDVIPMGREALKHIVEIVEGKERRGTEFRLMLAEALAPIAKDYDLIVIDTPPATGTSPAILQLVLGASRWVIIPTKSDRSSIGNVRELAAEMEAVRHANPHIEVLGVVPFDFDRQATRILRNAVEDIEAVLDGAASLFTDEAGEVITIRHSSAAIDARTAGKLVHELAEIATEEEAGEPWWKALQEGRRPERIPGSVGALADDHLLLTNAIITRIGRFEESMDQEVSA
- a CDS encoding conserved hypothetical protein (identified by similarity to GB:CAE46815.1) — encoded protein: MAPIQGLKKPTLPPPTPRPRTLASVPSPTPDPAEPLAEESATAEEGTAAGTPAQRSEPPENIEGQKAPRPRRSRAEKTSTAARTSGASASADTMKPVSVSVPFTLAEAWRDRAKKDRASQVDVLLDAIVAHQGELDELVAASTEKPTMSDGLFDRGPGTKGERYVGVSLRIKARNLDVIDRLAEKHGPVKRSPFVAAVLTAYLA
- a CDS encoding hypothetical protein (identified by Glimmer2; putative) codes for the protein MATRVEPAVRGVHVRRPLGRPCPACGSTSTWVEIRREGDRSGSGQVREWPYAVCQACGHAERGRRTDPLKPPAPTSAGRPARSPEASPPEEATAAPADLSGHRPRPPRPKASDERVEELLAAAGYNRAITPAVLENHRRFATHAGKPGLPRWKAAVALLNGAMGADEVPHVREIYAEEKQRREKQKARAAQRRRQAGELADEHAEAAREHVARVWAETGEGPTWRQLADALGVHGPLASATIETLHRRGALTSTKEPRSLRATPDWTPPPA
- a CDS encoding putative transcriptional regulator, ArsR family (identified by match to protein family HMM PF01022); translation: MRSMPSLPAPPDMPTEVKVIIDAIGHSVRTEILRQLAERPLGVRELAEATGTVVSQVRKHLAILEDLELVVADVPPDERRPGGRGRAVLWSTNIERAEEVGKIWIDYVTGRPTPPRAKGR
- a CDS encoding hypothetical protein (identified by Glimmer2; putative), producing MRLDLLGKCCPIWWDCCCCSGCDWMPRPSPAIHLRSSSAGALKFREICNTPSARGCGVNRSDHGWISRMGRKAKGDRHTIFTSMPPEAAEFVKAEATKLGCYIGDYIGWAVSDHFNVTAEVPIGEVNDHPDPLPVADGRVKYRAMIPRAAADILISEAERRGNSLGDFVAKILCDRFGVPFQPRVKKKAIRAWQQAAEAGEQLRMTG
- a CDS encoding hypothetical protein (identified by Glimmer2; putative), whose protein sequence is MLIQRQQGRGDTPTCIKVCGIAMRRRYSYRQQICIPPLRGISRENPAPTGSRSHQDGQVPRQRGLSSFLGLRAVSDAAGLDHRLPYSQGQEAHRPGATHLDRGLESKVVTSRRRGVLSRARGDTPARE
- a CDS encoding hypothetical protein (identified by Glimmer2; putative), whose translation is MVPSLVDGLELVGRGRVAALVGHLRDGAGVVDVDVPGPLGDFLAAEITDWLRRRDCWVLERPSGGAKGRWHLFFAHPDFRYAPVAARAGLAAEVSDFLIALAVDVKVPRHELDLRDAVRPLSSPHRHGAVTSPKGDLREALRGLKRVLPGRPAPSPLRPRVKIKPKYDQKAAPDTGSGLVIPLALQRWKRQLRAEWRQYLLTGEVPPGSWAAGSTKTRHAVAVDRSLVEAACTRELVWAIGNPETAWRIIRESHPTAMTKAKHQGYSWWIAYVWNESVRTAEMFTTTTDTKPRPVEIPPANVVDAVAAARQDLERLMWTVPARRRATLLLVGHQLLDRALRAGTLRVPCPERDLQLDCGLGDRKTIRAALARLNGRIGTLHTDCLSLVERDSTSYEFEINAAPSREGRQIPPPVLDPPPAARGLWLLLPRASHSLWRTLLTATTAMDLGDLVVKAGLVEAATDEPSKSQRSTAKAALVALSKAGMVRVDEHGRWKAATRPRSVQVEQDASAAYARQLETIEAERAAYRAGTTSSWSAGRARAIKAAKAREKAWWDNLSPAARADRAETKRLEFDQMSITDQAALKARLAERRIRAGIDELETYQTWLRTVPADDLVTRSLERKQRFKDLSPAERGASVAAWDRHRLRYGLTAQRFGTPGVDQRPTRPDVEQAALLPDGAAARDAAFLERQGNLLEQDPRQAAG
- a CDS encoding Protein containing ATP/GTP-binding site motif A; its protein translation is MEPSPYAPGSLPEYLAGRGRERDLIRNKVSRLSMLGRSGGPLLAFHAPRGLGKTSLLRMAQRDAIAEGFLTAWVTGRDDRPMSPDLAQALSVAVKERSFGERSKALLHRLDQIQVEFGIPGMKVGATLSADDDKVPPGAAILEELLEDAGRFARNHEAKGLVVFVDEFQEAQLGDRKSLLIGLQHFDGAPDATPVAIIAAGLPSLPPAVTEAATFGERSRFVELGLLSDVAVAEAIRVPAEHHQVAWSDEAIMAAIELAAGYPHKVQLIGDATWEVARPTAGSTITIGHVRRAEEEIEDRMRGLFRTRLDRATPEQRRFLAAMAALGDRPVERARIAAELGVPTTAVSRPRQQLIDRGYIEAAGHGRLRFTIPGFAAYVRDNG